A single genomic interval of Malania oleifera isolate guangnan ecotype guangnan chromosome 11, ASM2987363v1, whole genome shotgun sequence harbors:
- the LOC131167788 gene encoding protein EARLY RESPONSIVE TO DEHYDRATION 15 has product MALVSGRSTLNPDAPLFIPAALRQVEDFSPEWWDLITTSTWFRDYWLSQHKEEDIFGNGEYDFDGHDNDVVDLLPDTFDLGAGDDFPSLEVQFEEFIQSSMNGEGNELWYSAVKQMPGNGFQIDADTAMKNLNLSIMKSPRDRGVKAQAVKNWEKPAQYVNSKCSPRRIQQPR; this is encoded by the exons ATGGCGTTAGTCTCAGGAAGGTCAACATTGAACCCTGATGCTCCTCTTTTTATTCCTGCTGCATTACGGCAAGTGGAAGATTTCTCCCCCGAGTGGTGGGATTTGATCACGACATCAACATGGTTCCGCGATTACTGGCTCAGCCAGCACAAGGAAGAGGACATCTTTGGGAATGGTGAATATGATTTTGATGGCCATGACAATGACGTTGTTGATTTGCTGCCAGATACTTTTGATTTGGGTGCTGGCGACGATTTTCCAAGTCTGGAAGTTCAGTTTGAGGAATTCATTCAATCTTCAATGAATGGAGAGGGAAATGAATTGTGGTACTCTGCTGTGAAGCAAATGCCTGGAAATG GTTTCCAAATTGATGCCGATACGGCGATGAAGAATCTGAATCTGAGTATAATGAAGTCGCCAAGAGATAGGGGTGTCAAGGCTCAGGCAGTGAAGAACTGGGAGAAGCCAGCCCAGTATGTGAACTCGAAATGCAGCCCTCGACGCATCCAGCAGCCCCGTTGA